The Micromonospora siamensis genome contains the following window.
CCCCGCCGGGCCGGATCGGGGCGCTCGCCGCCCCGGTGATCGCCCCGGCCGCGCAGATCGAGTTCAAGGAGATGTACCCGGTCTGGATGCCGGACCGGCCGCGCCGGCCCAAGGACGCCGCCGACCTGGCCCGGCTACGCGCCGCCGGTGCCGCCGATGGCTGAGCCGAACCGGGACGGCCGGCCGGCGGGGCGAGGCACAATCGACGTCATGCCCGGCCCCCTCACCCGCGCCCTGCTCGCCGTCGCCCTGCTGACCGTCGGGCTGGCCGGCTGCTCGGGCGACCCCGCCCCCGCCCCGCGTCCCGCCGCACCCGCCGCACCCGCCGCGCCGCCGGCCACCACGACACCCACCGTGCCGGCCCCTCGGGTGGCAGAGGGGCACGCCCCCACCCGGAGCTTCGCCGTCGGCGTACGCCAGTTGAAGCTGAACCGCGGCGGCGACCGGCCCCTGCCGGTGACCATCTGGTACCCGGCCCGGGGCACGGCCGGCGGGTCGGCGGAGCGGTCCGCCCCGGCGGCGTCCGGGCGGTTCCCGGTGGTGATGTTCAGCCACGGGCTCGGCGGTGAGCCGGCCGACTACGCCGCGCTGCTGACCCGCTGGGCGGCGGCCGGGTTCGTGGTGGCCGCGCCGGCCTTCCCGCACACCCGCAAGGGCGCCGACGGCACCGTGCTCGACGTGCTGAACCAGCCGGCCGACGTGTCGTACGCGCTGACCAAGGTGCTCGCCCTCGACGGGGCCGCCGGCGACCCGCTGCGCGGCCGGCTGGCCACCGACCGGGTGGCCGCGGCCGGGCACTCGGCCGGCGGGGTGACCACCATCGGGTTGTTCACCGCGGGCCGTGACGAGCGGCTGGACGCCGGGGTGGTCTTCGCCGGCACCGGGCTGGGCGTCGGTACGGCCTTCGCCGGGGCAGCCGCCCCGCAGCTGTTCGTGCACGGCCGCGCCGACGAGGTGGTCGCCTACGCCGCCGGCAAGGCCGTCTACGACGCGGTGCCCTGGCCGAAGGCCATGCTCAGCCTGACGAAGGGCGACCACGGCCGGGCGCTGCTCACCGACGGCGCGGCGCTGCGGGTGGTCGCCGACACCACCGTCGAGTTCCTCCGCTGGACGCTCTACGGCGACACGGCGGCGAAGGACCGGATGCCCGCCGAGGCCCGCCAGGGCAACCTGGCGACCCTCGACGACCACCTCTGACTCAGACGCTGTGGTCGATGACCACCTTGCCGAAGACGTCGCCGGAGTTCAGCCGGGCGAACGCCTCCTCGACCCGGCTGAACGGCACCACGCTGTCCACCACCGGGCGCACCTCGTGCTCGGCGCAGAACGCCAGCAGCTCGGTCAACTCCCCCGGCGTGCCCATCGAGGTGCCGAGGATCTCCAGCTGCATGGCGAAGACCCGGCGCAGGTTGACCTTGGGCTCGTGGCCGGCGGTCGCCCCGGAGACGACGATCCGGGCCCCCGGGGCCGCCGACTTCAGCGAGTGGTCGAAGGTAGCCGCGCCGACGGTCTCGATCACCAGGTCGACCCGCTCCGGCAGCCGCGCCCCCGGCTCCAGGGCGGTCGCGCCCAGCTCGGTGATCCGGTCCCGCTTGGCGGCGTCGCGGCTGGTCGCGTACACCCGCTTGCCCAACGCGTGGCCGAGCGCGACGGCCGCGGTGGCGACGCCGCCGCCCGCGCCCTGCACCAGGACCGACTCGGCCTCGTCGGCCCGGCCCTTGGTGGTGAGCATCCGCCACGCGGTCAGCCAGGCCGTGGGCAGGCACGCCGCGTCGGTGACCGACAGGCCCGCCGGCAGCGGCAGCAGGTTCATCCGGGGTACGGCCACCCGCTCGGCGAAGGTGCCGGGGAAGTGCTCGGAGAGGATCGACATCCCGCGCGGGTCGCCCGGGGTGGGTACCACCGGGTAGATCACCACGTGGTTGCCCTCCGGGTCCTCCCCCACCGCGTCGCAGCCGAGGATCATCGGCAGCTGGTCGCCGGTGAGCCCGACGCCGCGCAGCGACCACAGGTCGTGGTGGTTCAGCGAGCTGGCCCGCACCTGCACGGTGACCCAGTCGTCCTGCGGGTGGGTCGGCTCGGGCCGCTCGCCGACGGTGAGCGCGGCGAGCGGGTTGTCGGCGTCGAAGGCCGAGGCATAGGCGGCACGCATGATCCGCACCGTAACAAGCCGAGCCGGCGTTAAGAAGGGCCTCTTCCCCGGTGACACACGACAGGAAGGGGCCCTCCGTACGCCTCAGGCGCGGGCGACGCCGTCGCGGCGGGCGGCCTCGGCGACCGCCTCGGCCACGGCGGGCGCGACCCGCGGGTCCAGCGGAGAGGGCACGATCGCGTCGGCGCTCAGCGCCCCGTCGACCACCCCGGCGATGGCGTCCGCGGCGGCCACCTTCATCCCGTCGGTGATCCGGGTGGCCCGGGCGTCCAGCGCGCCGCGGAACACGCCCGGGAAGGCGAGCACGTTGTTGATCTGGTTGGGATAGTCGCTGCGGCCGGTGGCGACCACCGCGACGTGCCGGGCCGCCACCTCGGGGTGCACCTCGGGGGTGGGGTTGGCCAGCGCGAAGACGATGCCGCCGGGGGCCATCCCGGCGACCGCTTCCTCGGGGATCCGGCCGCCGGAGACCCCGACCAGCACGTCCGCGCCGCGCAGCGCCTCGGTGACGTCGCCCTGGCGGCCCTCGGCGTTGGTGAGCTCGGCCAGCTCGGCCTTGGTGCCGGTGAGTTCCCGGTGCCGGCCGATGATCCCCTTGGAGTCGCAGACCACCACCTGGCCCGGGTTGACGCCCCCGGCGATCAGCATCTTCGTCACCGCCACGCCGGCCGCACCGGCGCCGCTGACCGCCACCCGCAGGTCGCCGAGCTTGCGGTCGAGCAGGGTGGCGGCGTTGCGCAGCGCGGCCAGCACCACGATCGCGGTGCCGTGCTGGTCGTCGTGGAACACCGGAATGGGCAGCTCGTCGTCGAGCCGGCGTTCCACCTCGAAGCAGCGCGGGGCGCTGATGTCCTCCAGGTTGATCCCACCGAACGACGGGGCGAGCGCCTTCACCGTCGCCACGATCTCGTCCACGTCCTGGGTGTCCAGGCAGATCGGCACGGCGTCCACGCCGGCGAACTGCTTGAACAGCACCGCCTTGCCCTCCATCACCGGCAGCGCGGCGCGCGGGCCGATGTTGCCCAGCCCGAGTACGGCCGACCCGTCGGTCACCACGGCGACGGTGTGCGACACCCAGGTGTAGTCGTCGGCGAGGGCCGGGTCGGCGGCGATCGCCTCGCAGACCCGGGCCACCCCCGGGGTGTACGCGAGGGAGAGGTCCTCCCGGCTGGTCAGCGGGACGGTCGAGGCGACGGCGAGCTTGCCGCCGACGTGCAACCGGAAGACGGGATCGGCGGGGTCCGGGACGGACGAAGACATGGTGACTCCAGGATCTGTCGAGCAGACGGACCGGCCCGACCCGGCGCGAGGTTCAGCGGCGGGCGGGAGCAGGCGGTGCGGGGGTCACCCGGGCACTTTCCGAGCATAGTGACGCGCGCGGAGCCCCGATGTGATCGGGGTCATAAAGTCAGGGCGGCGTCAGCCCCGCGTCGCCCGTACCCGCCCTGGCCGGGGCCACCACCGGGCCACCACCCGGCCGTGCACGTCGGCCGGCCCGTACGCCCGGGAGTCGTCGGTGACCAGGTCGTTGTCGCCGCGCAGCCACCAGGCGTCGCCGTCGCGCCGGTCGACGCGCTTGACCACCAGGAGGCCGGGGCGGCTGCGGAACACGGCGACCACCACGTCGCCGGGGCGTACCCGCCGGTCGCCCGGCCGGACCAGGACGGCGTCGCCGTGGCGCAGCGTGGGCGCCATGGACGGCCCGGTGACCAGCACGGGCACCAGGAGGCCGCGGAGCCGGGGCGGCGCGGGTCCCTCGTCGGGGCGCATCCGGGTTTCACCTCCACGCCGCCGGGCAGCATGTCCAGGAGTAATGTCAGCTTGGATCATCGCAAACGTCCCATGGAGGATCCCGATGCGCCTTCCTCGCATCCTTACGCCCCGCGTGACCGCCAGCGCCCACTGCGACCTGCCGTGCGGCGTCTACGACCCGGCCCAGGCCCGGATCGAGGCCGAGTCCGTCAAAATGATCTGCGAGAAGTACCAGTCGAACACCGACCCGGAGTTCCGCACCCGCGCGATCCTGATCAAGGAGCAGCGGGCCGAGCTGGTCAAGCACCATCTCTGGGTGCTCTGGACCGACTACTTCAAGCCGGCCCACTTCGAGAAGTACCCGCACCTGCACCAGCTCTTCAACGAGGCCACCAAGGCGGCCGGCGCGGCCGGCGCCAAGGGTGCGACCGACCCGGCGAAGGCCGACGAGCTGCTGCAGAAGATCGACGAGATCTCGAAGATCTTCTGGGAGACCAAGAAGGCGTGAGCCTTCCCTCCCCGGCGTTCACGATCCGGCCGGCACGTCCCGAGGACGTGCCGGCCGTCGTCGCGATGGTGCACGAGCTGGCCGCGTACGAGCGCGCCCCGGAGCAGTGCCACCTCACCGAGGAGCAGCTGCGGGCCGCGCTGTTCGGCCCGTCGCCGGCGCTCTTCGGGCACGTGGCGGCGGACGCCGGCGGCCAGCCGGTCGGCTTCGCGCTCTGGTTCCTCAACTTCTCCACCTGGGCCGGCGGGCACGGCATCTACCTCGAGGACCTGTACGTCCGCCCGGCGTTGCGGGGCAGCGGGGCCGGTCGGGCGCTGATGGCCGCCCTGGCCGCGGTCTGTGTCGAGCGCGGCTACCAGCGGCTGGACTGGTCGATGCTCGACTGGAATCCGGCCGCCCGCTTCTACGCCGCGATCGGCGCCACGCAGCTCCAGGAGTGGGTGTCGTACCGGCTCGCCGGCCCGGCGCTGGACGCGCTGGCCGCCGAGCTGACCGGGCCGCCGGCCGCGGGGGCGACGCTCACCGCCCGCCCCGGACCGGGTACGGGTAGAGTCCCCGACCGGGGGGATGCGGCGTGACTCAACTGACCGGACGGCCGACCATCGACGACGACGTGGTCCACCTGACCGTGCCCGCCGACGGCGGCTACCTCGGCGTGCTCCGCACGGCCACGGCCGGGCTCGCGGCCCGGCTCCAGTTCGCCCTCGACGAGATCGAGGATCTGCGCATCGCGGTCGACGAGGCCTGCGCGATGCTGCTCGCCATCGCCACCCGGGACGCCGAACTGGACTGCCGGTTCGCCGTCACCGACGACGCGTTGGGCGTGGAGGTCACCGTGCCGACCGTGCGCGGCGCGACCCTGCCCTCGGAGTCCTCGTTCGCGTGGAAGGTGCTGACCGCGTTGACCACCGACGCGGCGGCGACCGCCTCGAACGGCCGGGCGACCATCTCCCTGCTCAGCCGGCGTTCCTCCGGCTGGTGAGCCGCCGGCCGCGCCGACCGGGCGCGGCCGTCAGCCCAGGCCCAGCGCCCGGGTCGTGGGCGGGCTGACCAGCAGCGCGCTCACCCCGAGACCGAGCGCCATCAGCGGTACGCCCAGCCAGCCCAGGCCGCCCTGGATCATGTACCAGCCGATCGGCAGCAGCATGAGCTGGAGCACGATGGCCGGCGCGCGGGCCCCGGCCCGGCGGGAGGCGAGTGCCCCGCCGAGCGCCCAGAGCCCGACCGCCGCGGCGACGGCGAACCCGGTGACCAGGAGCGCCGAGGTCAGGTCGACGGTGTCGGCGGTGAGGTCCGCCCAGATCAGCCAGGCGGCGACCAGGCCGAGGGCGACCGCCTCCGCCCGCAGCAGCCGGACCGCCCAACTCAGCGTGGCGGGGAACGGGGCGGGGTCGATGGTCACGCGCGACACGATACCGGTGCGGCGGCGCGGTACAGTGCCGCCCATGCGGGCCGTCCTGGTGGTCAATCCGAAGGCCACCACCACCAGTGAGCGCAGCCGGGACGTGCTGGTCCGGGCGCTGCGCAGTGAGGTCGACCTCTCCGTCCGGTACACCCGGCGGCGGGGTCACGCCACCACCCTGGCCCGCGAGGCGGCCGAGGAGGGCGTCGACGTGGTGGTCACCCTCGGTGGTGACGGCACGGTGAACGAGGTGGTGAACGGCCTGATGGCCGGGCTGCCCGCCACTCCGGACGGCGGTACGCCGGCGCAGCGCCTGCCCGCCCTGGCGACCGTGCCGGGCGGCTCCACGAACGTCTTCGCGCGCGCCCTGGGGCTGCCCCGGGAGTGGCCGGAGGGCACCTCGATGATCCTGGAGGGCCTGCGCCTGGGCCGGTCGCGGACGATCGGCCTGGGCCGGGCGGACGACCGGTACTTCACCTTCTGCGCCGGCTTCGGGGTGGACGCCGCGGTGATCCACCGGGTGGAGCAGGCGCGGCGCCGCGGGCGGGTGTCCACGCCGGCGCTCTACATGCGCTCGACGTTCGCGCAGTACTTCTTCTCCTCCGACCGGCGCCATCCGGCGATCAGCCTGGAGCGGCCGGGCGAGCAGGCCGAGGAGGAGCTGGCCACGGTGATCATCCAGAACACCGCGCCGTGGACGTACCTGGGCGAGCGGGAGATCAACCCGAATCCAGAGGCGTCGTTCGACCTGGGTCTGGACGTGCTGGCGCTGCGCCGACTGCGAGTGGCCAGCACGGCACGGACGGTGACCCAGTCAGTGGCGCGACACGCCGATCCCCGTGGCCGCCAGGTGCTCCGGCTGCACGACGTGCCGGAGTTCACGCTGGTCTCGGCCCGTCCACAGGCTTTTCAGCTGGACGGGGACTATCTTGGCGAGCGGCAGAAAGTTAGATTCGCATCCGTTCCGGACGCACTGAGAGTAATCTGCTAGGTCTCGGGTACAGCCCTTGGTCGAGCGGTGACGTACCGCACGCACGCGGTGGCCCGCGACACCGGGAGGGTTGGTGCCGGAAATGTCAGCAATGTCACGCGGACTGTACTATATTGATCCTCGACTGTGGTACGGCGGGTAACCAGAGGTACCGGAAACCCGGACAAAGGGGTCGTGAGCTTGCTCACCGTGCGGAGTTTTTCCGAGCGCCACCCTTGACATCGCGAGCGTTCGTGAAAGTATTCACAAGCGCACTTGTGTTACCGGGACATTGCCTGGATATGCTCGATCGGTTGAGCTGTTCCAGCAGGTCCACGGGGCCCACAGCCTGCTCACGCATTGCCGAATAGGTCGACGCGAACCGTCACTGCCGGCACTGCGGATGCATATAGAAAAAGCAACGAGCGACATCTGCCACCCATCCAGAATGAGGAGTGTTGCCGCCATGGACTGGCGCCACGATGCCGTCTGCCGCGACGAGGACCCGGAGCTGTTCTTCCCGATCGGGACGTCCGGTCCGGCTCTGCTGCAGGTGGAGCAGGCCAAGGCCGTCTGCCGGCGTTGCCCGGTGACGGACAGTTGCCTTCAGTGGGCGCTGGAGTCCGGTCAGGACGCCGGCGTCTGGGGCGGGATGAGTGAAGAGGAGCGCCGCGCGGTCAAGCGCCGCGGCGGGCTCCGGGTGCTGCGCGCCCACTCCGCCTGAACCGACCGCACCACAGCTACGCCCCGGTAGGGTCAACCCTCCGGGGCGTTTTGCTGTCCCCCGCTCGCCCCCGATGGGGTCGGCCACTGTCGCCGCTCAGCCGGCCGACCCGACGCGCCGCAGCACCAGCTCGGCGAGGTCCGGGACGTCGGTCAGCGGGGCGGCCACGGCCACCGCGCCGGCCTCCCGGGCGGCGGCCACCACCGCGTCGTGGAAGAGCCCGGGGGCGAGGAAGTAGGCCGCCACGGCCACCCGACGCGCCCCGCCGGCACGCAACCGGGCCACCGCCGGTCCGGCGGCCGGTGGGGCGGCCGAGGCGTACGACACCCGGACGGGGACGTGCAACGCCTCGCCCAGCGCGGCGGCCACCCGGCCCACCGAACCCCGGGCCCGCGGGTCACGGGTGCCCGCCGCGGCCAGCACCAGGGCGTCGTACCCGCCGGGGGTCGCCTCGGCCAGCCGTCGGCGCAGCGCCGCCAGCAGGGCGTCGTCGACCGCGCCGGCCACCGGGCCGAGCACGTCGGTGACGCGTACGGTCAGGTCCGGCGCGGTCTCCCGGGCCGCCGCCACCGCCGCCGGCACGTCCACCCGCCGGTGGTACGCGGCGGTGAGCAGCAACGGCACCAGCACCACGTCCCGGTGCCCGGCGGCGGCCAGCTCGCGCAGCACCGCGGTCGGCCCCGGCTCGGTGTGGTCCAGCCAACTCGGCAGCACCACACCGCCGGGCCGGGCGGCCTCGA
Protein-coding sequences here:
- a CDS encoding WhiB family transcriptional regulator, producing the protein MDWRHDAVCRDEDPELFFPIGTSGPALLQVEQAKAVCRRCPVTDSCLQWALESGQDAGVWGGMSEEERRAVKRRGGLRVLRAHSA
- the sodN gene encoding superoxide dismutase, Ni, producing MRLPRILTPRVTASAHCDLPCGVYDPAQARIEAESVKMICEKYQSNTDPEFRTRAILIKEQRAELVKHHLWVLWTDYFKPAHFEKYPHLHQLFNEATKAAGAAGAKGATDPAKADELLQKIDEISKIFWETKKA
- a CDS encoding ATP-binding protein, with amino-acid sequence MTQLTGRPTIDDDVVHLTVPADGGYLGVLRTATAGLAARLQFALDEIEDLRIAVDEACAMLLAIATRDAELDCRFAVTDDALGVEVTVPTVRGATLPSESSFAWKVLTALTTDAAATASNGRATISLLSRRSSGW
- a CDS encoding zinc-binding dehydrogenase; this translates as MRAAYASAFDADNPLAALTVGERPEPTHPQDDWVTVQVRASSLNHHDLWSLRGVGLTGDQLPMILGCDAVGEDPEGNHVVIYPVVPTPGDPRGMSILSEHFPGTFAERVAVPRMNLLPLPAGLSVTDAACLPTAWLTAWRMLTTKGRADEAESVLVQGAGGGVATAAVALGHALGKRVYATSRDAAKRDRITELGATALEPGARLPERVDLVIETVGAATFDHSLKSAAPGARIVVSGATAGHEPKVNLRRVFAMQLEILGTSMGTPGELTELLAFCAEHEVRPVVDSVVPFSRVEEAFARLNSGDVFGKVVIDHSV
- a CDS encoding alpha/beta hydrolase family protein, producing the protein MPGPLTRALLAVALLTVGLAGCSGDPAPAPRPAAPAAPAAPPATTTPTVPAPRVAEGHAPTRSFAVGVRQLKLNRGGDRPLPVTIWYPARGTAGGSAERSAPAASGRFPVVMFSHGLGGEPADYAALLTRWAAAGFVVAAPAFPHTRKGADGTVLDVLNQPADVSYALTKVLALDGAAGDPLRGRLATDRVAAAGHSAGGVTTIGLFTAGRDERLDAGVVFAGTGLGVGTAFAGAAAPQLFVHGRADEVVAYAAGKAVYDAVPWPKAMLSLTKGDHGRALLTDGAALRVVADTTVEFLRWTLYGDTAAKDRMPAEARQGNLATLDDHL
- a CDS encoding NAD(P)-dependent malic enzyme; translated protein: MSSSVPDPADPVFRLHVGGKLAVASTVPLTSREDLSLAYTPGVARVCEAIAADPALADDYTWVSHTVAVVTDGSAVLGLGNIGPRAALPVMEGKAVLFKQFAGVDAVPICLDTQDVDEIVATVKALAPSFGGINLEDISAPRCFEVERRLDDELPIPVFHDDQHGTAIVVLAALRNAATLLDRKLGDLRVAVSGAGAAGVAVTKMLIAGGVNPGQVVVCDSKGIIGRHRELTGTKAELAELTNAEGRQGDVTEALRGADVLVGVSGGRIPEEAVAGMAPGGIVFALANPTPEVHPEVAARHVAVVATGRSDYPNQINNVLAFPGVFRGALDARATRITDGMKVAAADAIAGVVDGALSADAIVPSPLDPRVAPAVAEAVAEAARRDGVARA
- a CDS encoding sirohydrochlorin chelatase, which translates into the protein MRPAPLTGRVPPVVLVAHGSRDPRAAGATRALARAVEAARPGGVVLPSWLDHTEPGPTAVLRELAAAGHRDVVLVPLLLTAAYHRRVDVPAAVAAARETAPDLTVRVTDVLGPVAGAVDDALLAALRRRLAEATPGGYDALVLAAAGTRDPRARGSVGRVAAALGEALHVPVRVSYASAAPPAAGPAVARLRAGGARRVAVAAYFLAPGLFHDAVVAAAREAGAVAVAAPLTDVPDLAELVLRRVGSAG
- a CDS encoding S24/S26 family peptidase, producing the protein MRPDEGPAPPRLRGLLVPVLVTGPSMAPTLRHGDAVLVRPGDRRVRPGDVVVAVFRSRPGLLVVKRVDRRDGDAWWLRGDNDLVTDDSRAYGPADVHGRVVARWWPRPGRVRATRG
- a CDS encoding GNAT family N-acetyltransferase; this translates as MVHELAAYERAPEQCHLTEEQLRAALFGPSPALFGHVAADAGGQPVGFALWFLNFSTWAGGHGIYLEDLYVRPALRGSGAGRALMAALAAVCVERGYQRLDWSMLDWNPAARFYAAIGATQLQEWVSYRLAGPALDALAAELTGPPAAGATLTARPGPGTGRVPDRGDAA
- a CDS encoding diacylglycerol/lipid kinase family protein, translated to MRAVLVVNPKATTTSERSRDVLVRALRSEVDLSVRYTRRRGHATTLAREAAEEGVDVVVTLGGDGTVNEVVNGLMAGLPATPDGGTPAQRLPALATVPGGSTNVFARALGLPREWPEGTSMILEGLRLGRSRTIGLGRADDRYFTFCAGFGVDAAVIHRVEQARRRGRVSTPALYMRSTFAQYFFSSDRRHPAISLERPGEQAEEELATVIIQNTAPWTYLGEREINPNPEASFDLGLDVLALRRLRVASTARTVTQSVARHADPRGRQVLRLHDVPEFTLVSARPQAFQLDGDYLGERQKVRFASVPDALRVIC